TGCTCCGGATGAGGATTGATATCGGCTATCTCGCGGATGTGCTGGAGCGCCTCCTCGCGATACCGAGTCCGTCAGGCTACACCGACAATGTCGTTCGCGCCTGCTGCGCAGAGTTGGAGCGGCTCGGCATTCCCTTCGAGATCACCCGGCGCGGCGCCATACGCGCCGTGGTGCGCGGCGAGCATCGGCGGCCGGCCCGCGCCTTGGTCGCCCATCTGGATACGCTCGGCGCGCAGGTGCGTGCGCTCAAGGAGAACGGGCGCCTGGCCCTGGTGTCGATCGGCACCTGGTCGGCCAGGTTTGCCGAGGGCGCCCGCTGCACGATCTTTGCCGAGCGCGGCGCTTACCGCGGCAGCATTCTGCCGCTCCTGGCCTCCGGCCATGCCTATGGCGATGCGGTCGACAGCCAGCCCGCCGGCTGGGACCACGTGGAGCTGCGCGTAGATGCTTATGCGCGCAACGAGAAGGATCTGGCGGCGCTAGGGATCGCCATCGGCGACATCGTGGCCATCGATCCACAGCCCGAGTTCCTGGAGAACGGCTTCATCGTCTCGCGCCACCTCGACGACAAGGCGGGTGTCGCGGCCTTGCTCGCCGCGCTCAAGGCGGTGATGGAGAGCCAGGAGGCGCTGCCCGTCGACACCTTCTTCGTCTTCACCATATCCGAGGAGGTGGGAGTTGGGGCTGCCGCCGTGCTCACTGGCGACATCGCCTCCATGGTGACGGTCGACAACGGCACGTCCGCACCGGGCCAGAACAGCCGGGAATTTGGCGCGACCATCGCCATGGCGGATATGAGCGGCCCCTTCGATTATCACCTCACCCAGAAACTCATACGCCTGTGCCGCGATGAGGATATCCGCTATCAGCAGGACATCTTCCGCTTCTACCGGTCCGACAGCGCCTCGGCAATCGTGGCGGGGCACGACGTGCGCACGGCGCTCATCACGTTTGGGCTCGATGCCAGCCATGGCTATGAGCGCATCCATATGCATGCTCTGCGCTCCGTGGCCGAGCTGGTGACCGCCTATGTCCGCAGCCCCGTCGAGATTGAGCGCGACGCCATCGATGTCGGGCCGCTGGAGGGCTTCACCTCGCAGCCCACCGAGGAAGCCGAGCAAAAGCTCAAGCCAACCAGCGAGACTGGGGATAACGGCGTTCGCTGACGCCCGGGCCCGCATCCGAGGCGGTCGATTTCGTCCCGCTCACACTCTTCGTTAACGCTGGCCTTGCTATCCAACAGGGGGATGGAATCGGGGCGATCGACCCTTCTGAAGTCTGGCGAGTAATCA
This genomic stretch from Rhodoligotrophos defluvii harbors:
- a CDS encoding osmoprotectant NAGGN system M42 family peptidase; the encoded protein is MLRMRIDIGYLADVLERLLAIPSPSGYTDNVVRACCAELERLGIPFEITRRGAIRAVVRGEHRRPARALVAHLDTLGAQVRALKENGRLALVSIGTWSARFAEGARCTIFAERGAYRGSILPLLASGHAYGDAVDSQPAGWDHVELRVDAYARNEKDLAALGIAIGDIVAIDPQPEFLENGFIVSRHLDDKAGVAALLAALKAVMESQEALPVDTFFVFTISEEVGVGAAAVLTGDIASMVTVDNGTSAPGQNSREFGATIAMADMSGPFDYHLTQKLIRLCRDEDIRYQQDIFRFYRSDSASAIVAGHDVRTALITFGLDASHGYERIHMHALRSVAELVTAYVRSPVEIERDAIDVGPLEGFTSQPTEEAEQKLKPTSETGDNGVR